The following are encoded together in the Culex pipiens pallens isolate TS chromosome 1, TS_CPP_V2, whole genome shotgun sequence genome:
- the LOC120422027 gene encoding DC-STAMP domain-containing protein 2-like, with product MTLHGNPSKQSKKWAKRTLFLLCIFKIISLYFMFQQQFNFTARTSCVLSILLGALFTGLSFVSTGFQCITLLMVPQMLSKRGRIALIAYVFVLALSGPARNAVENIGLMSESLICGQAQLKVSIHETLKALNIPFATLKETVQKLVAEVERGFMKIQRVLDGIMDGLQSTLETIRAGYRWLAELVTICNGDGKTSFERCIATLESSVLDCQRKLRFLGFMCNVKRSGKLICSSAKVIDWFCESISFLNNVVINSVKANLQNYIDDIFVMFHVNVTIDHGFYYKMTISKTFEKLSGEIKHEIQNQTIFKIFGVLGVISSMCVYFVILRSIHYKTNYLSRDDYDNCYIGQEFCAVDKRRESMQLPRVLPLTRREQNCYIPLTSLYLLRQERLRVARNAFFLFLSTIQIVGIVSADYCLYWLLTIVGQASRKQTEIHLPSMFKIHVTGNGTIADMYRRIVAVIESSARLADYLRPAKCAPDPPAPDYVRYCQIGFLLVSAWAFIVLEPYGLRVRQLIMAGYYPERARERATWLYNDILLKRETFVKLVLKQIAADLGDPNGKPTWLDVIRAKTNHYWLSRMVLGSHHPVRCILCGSDLARDDYVRCFRPRCSGMYCYECFLEIQHMCWMCGDPISTGDFSDESLERDSSDEDGF from the exons ATGACATTGCACGGAAACCCGTCAAAACAGAGCAAAAAATGGGCCAAGCGAACTCTTTTCCTGCTGTGCATCTTCAAGATCATCAGCCTGTACTTTATGTTCCAGCAGCAGTTCAATTTCACCGCCCGGACCTCGTGCGTTCTCTCCATCCTGCTGGGAGCACTGTTCACCGGCTTGTCCTTCGTCAGCACCGGCTTCCAGTGCATAACCCTGCTGATGGTTCCGCAAATGCTGAGCAAACGGGGCCGCATCGCCCTGATTGCGTACGTGTTCGTCCTGGCCCTGTCCGGTCCGGCCCGGAACGCCGTCGAAAACATTGGCCTCATGTCGGAATCGCTCATCTGTGGCCAGGCCCAGCTCAAGGTGTCGATCCATGAGACGCTGAAGGCGCTCAACATCCCATTTGCGACGCTCAAGGAAACCGTCCAGAAGTTGGTCGCCGAGGTCGAGCGGGGCTTCATGAAGATTCAACGGGTTCTGGATGGCATTATGGATGGGTTGCAAAGCACTT TAGAGACCATTCGAGCCGGATATCGATGGCTAGCCGAGCTCGTGACCATCTGTAACGGGGATGGTAAAACGTCGTTCGAAAGGTGCATTGCGACGCTAGAGTCGTCCGTGTTGGATTGTCAGCGAAAACTACGGTTTCTGGGATTTATGTGTAACGTTAAAAGATCCGGCAAGCTGATATGCTCCAGTGCCAAGGTCATTGATTGGTTCTGTGAATCGATAAGCTTTCTGAACAATGTCGTGATTAATTCCGTTAAAGCCA ATCTGCAGAATTATATCGATgatatttttgtaatgtttcaCGTCAATGTAACAATCGATCACGGATTCTACTACAAAATGACAATCTCGAAGACATTCGAAAAGTTATCTGGAGAAATCAAGCATGAAATTCAAAaccaaacaattttcaaaatattcggcGTCCTTGGAGTCATTTCCAgcatgtgtgtgtatttcgtaATCCTTAG ATCAATACACTACAAGACCAACTATCTCTCCCGGGACGATTACGACAACTGTTACATCGGTCAAGAGTTCTGCGCTGTTGACAAGCGCCGCGAATCCATGCAACTACCAAGAGTTCTCCCACTCACCAGAAGGGAACAAAACTGCTACATACCGCTCACCTCGCTGTACCTTCTCCGCCAGGAGCGACTCCGGGTCGCTCGGAACGCCTTCTTCCTGTTCCTTTCGACGATCCAAATCGTCGGCATCGTCAGTGCCGATTACTGCCTGTACTGGCTGCTCACCATAGTCGGTCAAGCTTCCCGAAAGCAAACCGAGATCCACCTACCTTCAATGTTTAAAATCCATGTCACCGGAAACGGAACCATAGCCGACATGTACCGAAGGATTGTCGCGGTCATCGAATCCAGCGCAAGGTTGGCGGACTATCTGCGTCCGGCCAAGTGCGCTCCGGACCCGCCGGCTCCCGACTACGTACGATACTGCCAGATTGGATTCCTCCTGGTCAGCGCTTGGGCGTTCATCGTGCTGGAACCGTACGGACTGCGAGTTCGCCAGCTCATAATGGCCGGATACTATCCGGAACGGGCACGCGAACGAGCCACCTGGCTGTACAACGATATCCTGCTCAAGCGGGAGACGTTTGTGAAGCTGGTTTTGAAACAGATCGCCGCGGACCTGGGCGATCCTAACGGGAAGCCGACTTGGCTGGACGTGATCCGAGCCAAGACCAACCACTACTGGCTAAGTCGTATGGTACTTGGGTCGCACCATCCGGTTCGGTGCATCCTTTGCGGTTCCGATTTGGCACGGGATGACTACGTCCGATGTTTTAGGCCGCGATGTTCGGGGATGTATTGCTACGAGTGCTTCTTGGAGATCCAGCACATGTGCTGGATGTGTGGAGATCCGATTTCGACGGGGGATTTTAGTGATGAGTCGTTGGAACG AGACTCCTCCGATGAAGACGGATTTTAA